The genome window CTAGTTTAGCCGCAAACCCATTGGAATGAAGATCAGGACCCTCACCCCCGCCATCGCCTTGGGCTTGGCGCTCGTGGGACGTGCGCAGGAGACCCCGGTGACCTTGCAGCTGGAGCAGATGGCAACGGGACTTACCAGCATCGTCGATATCGCGCATTGCGGCGACGAGCGGCTCTTCGCCGTGCAGCGCGGCGGCCGAATCCGCATCGTGCAGCCCGATGGCAGCATCCTGCCCACGGATTTCCTCAACATCACCACGCAAGTGAACAGCACCGGCGGCGAACAGGGCCTGCTCGGGCTCTGCTTCGACCCCGGCTACGCTGATAATGGCCGATTCTATGTGTACTACATCAATGGCTCCGGCAATGGTACCAGCCGGGTGTCGCGCTTCACCGTGAGCGCCGACCCCAACGTGGCCGACCCCGCGAGTGAGGAGATCCTCTACACCGTTGCGCAGCCCTACACCAATCATAACGGAGGCGACATCGACTTCGGCCCCGATGGCATGCTCTACATCGGGTTCGGCGATGGCGGTAGCGGCGGCGATCCGCAGAATTATGCGCAGACCATGACCTCTCCTTTGGGCAAGATGATCCGCATCGATGTGAGCGGTGCCTCCGGATGGACCGTGCCTGCGGACAACCCGTTCGCCACGGCGACCGATACCCTGCCCGAGATCTTCGCCAGCGGCCTTCGCAACCCCTGGCGCTGGGGCTTCGACTCGGAGACCGGCGACCTTTGGATCGGCGACGTGGGCCAGAATGCCGTGGAAGAGCTCGACTTCTGGCCGGCCGCCGATTACAGCGGGGCCAACTTCGGATGGCGCTGCTACGAGGCCACCAGCGCTTACAACACCTCCGGCTGCCAACCCGCATCGGCCTATGTGCCGCCCGTCGCCTTCCATCCCCAGAGCCAGCAAGGCTGGTGCTCCATCATCGGCGGACGCACCTATCGCGGCGCCGGCTACTGGCGCCTGACGGGACGCCACATCTACACCGACTACTGCGGCGGCCAGTACTATTCGCTCGCGCCCGACGAATTCGGGGGCTGGGTGCGCACGCAAGTGCTGGCCAGCGGCATCACAGGCTGGTCCGCAATAGTTGAGAACCTTGATGGCGAGCTCTTCGCAGCCAACGTCAGCAACGGGCGCATCTATCGCATCAAGGAGCAATGCACCGCCCCAGCGCCGGTGATCGGCCTCGACGGCAACACGCTCACAAGCACCGATGCCATCAGTTACCAATGGTACCTCGGCGCCACCTTGGTGAACGGCGCCACCGACCAGAGCTACTCGCCCACCGTGAACGGCAGCTACCGTGTGCTGGCCACCACGCAGACCGGCTGCCTCATCTTCTCCAACACCATCGACGTGACCACAACGGGAATTTCAGCGGTCGATGCGAACGGCATCACCATCAAGCCCGTGCCTGCGAACGCCTCTATCCAGATCGAAGGGGCTGCTGCCGGCACCGTAGCCGACTTGCTCGATGCGCAAGGCCGCGTGGCCCTTTCAGCTGCATTCGTTGCCAGCGGCCCCGTTCTGCTCAACACCGAGAAGCTCAACGCTGGCCTCTACACCGTGCGCTTGATTGCTTCCGATGGCCGGGTGATCCTGAATCGCCAGGTGCCCATCGCGCACTGACCAAGAACAGTTCCTAGCGGAGCCCTGGG of Flavobacteriales bacterium contains these proteins:
- a CDS encoding PQQ-dependent sugar dehydrogenase → MKIRTLTPAIALGLALVGRAQETPVTLQLEQMATGLTSIVDIAHCGDERLFAVQRGGRIRIVQPDGSILPTDFLNITTQVNSTGGEQGLLGLCFDPGYADNGRFYVYYINGSGNGTSRVSRFTVSADPNVADPASEEILYTVAQPYTNHNGGDIDFGPDGMLYIGFGDGGSGGDPQNYAQTMTSPLGKMIRIDVSGASGWTVPADNPFATATDTLPEIFASGLRNPWRWGFDSETGDLWIGDVGQNAVEELDFWPAADYSGANFGWRCYEATSAYNTSGCQPASAYVPPVAFHPQSQQGWCSIIGGRTYRGAGYWRLTGRHIYTDYCGGQYYSLAPDEFGGWVRTQVLASGITGWSAIVENLDGELFAANVSNGRIYRIKEQCTAPAPVIGLDGNTLTSTDAISYQWYLGATLVNGATDQSYSPTVNGSYRVLATTQTGCLIFSNTIDVTTTGISAVDANGITIKPVPANASIQIEGAAAGTVADLLDAQGRVALSAAFVASGPVLLNTEKLNAGLYTVRLIASDGRVILNRQVPIAH